The genomic window TTTGGAGTGCCTAAAACATAATTATAAGGAATTATTAAAATATATTAAAGGTAAAAATTATTCACCTTTATTAAAAGTAATATTTTTATATGATTATGAGTATTGCGTTCCTACAGTAGTGAATGTAACTTTGAAAGAGTTTTTATCAAGTGACCTATATATTGGAAAGAATGAAATAAAGACAAAAGAGAAAAATTAAAAGTAATTATAAAAAACACCTTAAAAGAAAGATAAGGTGTTTTTATAATTATTTATTGCCATATTTGATTAGTAAAGTTAAAAATAATAATATGATACAGCAGAACCAAATTGCATATATACCACAAATAGTACTTAAAAATCCTCCAAAAAATATTCCTACTGGAAAAGAAAAAACCAATATAAAATATTTAGTTGCTATTTTTAAAGACTCAGCATCTTTTCTTATCAAAACATCTCCAATATATCCTCCAAGACTTCTTAAATTTCCTGTTGCAATAGTACTGTTATGAACATTGCCATTATATTTTCTAAAATTACTTAATTGAAAAGTTGTTATAACAGATAATATAAAATTTATTATATTATTAGAAAAAGAAGTAGAAATAAATCCAATCCCTAATAAAGTAATTAATTCTGCCAGTAAGAGAGTTTTTTGTAGCTTTGGGACTTCATATTTTTTTAAAATAAATTTTAATATTTGAGCAAGTACAGCACCTAAAAGACAACCTAGAATGGGAACAATACTAGAAATAAGCATATTAAAATCATTCTGATATAGAGATAAGCCTATTTTAGCCATGTTTCCAGTATGCATACTGACAAAAGCCTGTCCTCTGGTAAAAAAGGCATATGCATTGATAAAGCCCCCAATGAAAGTAAGAAGGCCCATAAAAATCAAACTCTCATCTACTTTGTTTTTTTTCACTTCCATAATAAAATCCCCCTTAATTGTTCATATAGAGACTATATCATAATCAAAAATTATTTTCAATAAAAAATATCTGTAAAAATAAGAAGAAAATCTTAAAATGATAAAAAGAATCAGATTAAAGAGAAAAACAAAATTAAAATATAATAATTCATTTTTTAAATGATAGTATATTGTATACTATTATTTGAATAAAATAATTTCATAAATAAAGATAATAAGTTACATTTAATTCTATGTGCAAGATAAAAATATTTTTAAATAATTAAGAGAATAAAAAATAAATTTAAAAAGTATGATATAATATAGTATAGAATTAAAATTTTGATAATAAAGTTTCTATAAAATAAAAATATGTTTAGATTGAATAGTTTTTTATTATATATATTGAAGATGGAGAAAAGGAGGGTTATATGGAAGATAAGTTTATTATTTTTACTGGAACAATTTGCAGCACTTATTTAAGCAGAATGAGAGATTATGCTTTAAGAGATTTGGAAAATGAAGCGAAGAAAGGCAAGAGTAATTTTTCTAAATTTTCTAAAACAATAGAAAAGATTTATAATGAAAATAAAATAGAACACCTTAATTTCTCTTATGATAAAATAAAGAAAATAGTAGAAAAGAATAGAATAATTTTTTCATTACCATTTTCTGGCAGTGGGGAATTGCTAAAAGTTTCACCTGATGCAATAGCAGGAATAAAGTTACCTGTAATGAGAAAGGAAGAACACATTGTATTTTTTTTAAAAGAAACTGAATTTAAAAATGAGCATGAAATAAAAGAAGAATTGGTTAATCTTTTGACTAAAATAAATGAAATTTGCAGTTTTTTGAAAAAAGAAATTGAAAGTTACAATAAGGAACTTGCTGATATATTAAAAGAAAAAAGTATAGAATCTTATGAAAAAATTTCATTTAGAAGCTGTTAAAGCATCATTTAGAAACAGTAGAAAAATGAACTATGAAATAAAACTTTATTTTAATAAATAAAAATTTTAAAAATATGTATTATTAAAAAAAACATATTTTTAATTTAGATAAACTTTAGTTGTATTATATAAAAACAGATAAA from Fusobacterium sp. includes these protein-coding regions:
- a CDS encoding YoaK family protein, whose product is MEVKKNKVDESLIFMGLLTFIGGFINAYAFFTRGQAFVSMHTGNMAKIGLSLYQNDFNMLISSIVPILGCLLGAVLAQILKFILKKYEVPKLQKTLLLAELITLLGIGFISTSFSNNIINFILSVITTFQLSNFRKYNGNVHNSTIATGNLRSLGGYIGDVLIRKDAESLKIATKYFILVFSFPVGIFFGGFLSTICGIYAIWFCCIILLFLTLLIKYGNK